One Archangium violaceum genomic window, AGAAGTTCTGCTCGGCCTGCTTCCAGTCGCCCTGGGCCTCGAAGATGCGCGCGATGTTGTAGTACGAGCTGGCCATGACCCCATTCTTCCCCGCCCCGCGCGCGAGCGCGATGGCCTTGCGGTTGGCCCAGATGGCGTTCGGGAAGTCGCCCACCTTCTGGTAGGACAGGCCCAGGTTGCTGTAGGCCTGCGCGTGCGTCGGGTCCTTGTCGATCGCCTGCTGGTAGAGCGTGATGGACTCGCGGAGCTTGCCCTGGTGATAGAGCCGCTCGCCCTTCTTGTTGAGCGACTCGGAGCTCTCGGCCGCGGCCACCGTGCGGCGCGAGCGGGCTATCCCGGGGGCACGCGTAGCCGGCCGGCGGAGGCGTGAGGATCACGCGGCTCACGGTCTCCTCCTTCTCGAAGCGCAGGTTCAGCCACTCGCCCACGCCCTGGCCGGGGACGCCCTCGGCCCACACGGTGTCGGGTGAACCATCCACCACGTGGAGCGGCGCGTAACGGCTCTCCTCGCCCTGGAAGAAGTCCATGCGGGAGCTGGCGGTCACCCAGCTCGGCGCCTGGTACTGCGTCACGTCCAGCCCCGAGTCCTTGCCCACCTTCACCCGGACCTCCACCGCGCGGCGGGTGGCGTCATCCCGCGGCCGGGGGCTGCGGTAGCTGACCACGTAGTTCACCGCGACGCC contains:
- a CDS encoding tetratricopeptide repeat protein; the encoded protein is MAAAESSESLNKKGERLYHQGKLRESITLYQQAIDKDPTHAQAYSNLGLSYQKVGDFPNAIWANRKAIALARGAGKNGVMASSYYNIARIFEAQGDWKQAEQNFWWARQNRPMKVYDDAILRMQGKQAEAK